A window from Garra rufa chromosome 14, GarRuf1.0, whole genome shotgun sequence encodes these proteins:
- the LOC141285442 gene encoding P2Y purinoceptor 14-like, whose product MDYINTTQTEPKNSTNVNSVFTQQILPVLYAIICACAFILNGLAAWIFFRVPSSSALVVYLKNMVVADVLMLFTYPWRVMGDLGYGGLQLKLIVCRYTAVLFYLSMYTGITFMSLISLERYFKIVRSTSGVSSFLQRVPVAKALALLTWGVMMFFMLPNTILTNQPMPEIFSCMALKSNLGRRWHEISAHFNVGIFWVAFLLMVFCYTSIACHVYRSYRRVQRDSSEAGRRSNRSIFSLLAVFVFCFVPYHICRVPYTLSQRHKDGISNHNRFMLFQIKEATLFLTALNVCLDPVIYFFMCRTFRESLLQKMSSVNRDNRRPSIGNGLSISNL is encoded by the coding sequence ATGGACTACATCAATACTACACAGACGGAACCAAAAAACAGCACGAACGTCAACAGCGTGTTCACACAGCAGATTCTGCCTGTACTCTACGCCATCATCTGTGCTTGTGCTTTCATTCTCAACGGACTTGCCGCTTGGATATTCTTCAGGGTCCCCAGTTCCTCAGCCTTAGTAGTTTACCTAAAAAACATGGTGGTGGCAGACGTTCTAATGTTGTTTACCTACCCGTGGCGTGTAATGGGCGACCTCGGTTATGGTGGCTTGCAGTTGAAGCTGATAGTTTGCCGCTACACAGCTGTGCTTTTCTACCTCAGCATGTACACAGGAATAACCTTCATGAGCCTCATCAGTTTGGAACGCTACTTCAAAATTGTCCGCAGCACCTCTGGTGTGTCTTCCTTTCTGCAGCGTGTTCCAGTAGCGAAGGCTCTCGCATTGCTAACTTGGGGCGTCATGATGTTCTTCATGCTGCCAAACACCATATTAACCAACCAGCCCATGCCTGAGATTTTCTCCTGCATGGCTCTCAAGAGCAATCTGGGTCGGCGCTGGCATGAAATTTCTGCCCACTTCAATGTTGGAATTTTTTGGGTGGCGTTCCTGCTGATGGTGTTTTGCTACACCTCCATCGCTTGTCACGTGTACCGTTCTTACAGACGAGTGCAGCGGGACAGCAGCGAGGCGGGACGGCGGTCAAATCGAAGCATCTTTAGCTTGCTGGCCGTGTTTGTCTTCTGCTTTGTTCCCTACCACATTTGTCGTGTGCCTTACACGCTTAGCCAAAGGCACAAGGATGGTATTAGCAACCACAACCGCTTCATGCTCTTCCAGATCAAAGAAGCTACGCTCTTCCTGACTGCTCTTAATGTGTGTCTGGATCCTGTCATTTACTTTTTTATGTGCAGGACATTCAGAGAGTCACTTTTGCAGAAGATGTCTTCAGTAAACCGTGATAACAGGAGGCCTTCAATTGGCAATGGGCTTAGTATCAGCAATCTGTAA